Part of the Scyliorhinus torazame isolate Kashiwa2021f chromosome 8, sScyTor2.1, whole genome shotgun sequence genome, TTTAGGtctatgcaggtgcgggatttcacgAAGAAGGTTTTCCTGCCTTTTCCGGTGATACTGCCTTCCTCATTGTTGGAGAGGGTGCTGTCGGTAATGGggctggaggtggtgggggtgggggtcaactCACTGATCCACAGGAGGATTTTGAAGGAGGATATGGTGGcattggagggggttaaggccaagtgggagtacGAGTTGGGTTGGAGAAGGGGTTATGttgggaggtgctgcggagggtgaatgcctcaattcATGTGCAAGGCTGGGGTTATGCTgctaaaggtggtacatagggggcacctcatagaatcttagaatctacagtgcagaaggaggccatccagcccatcgagtctgcaccggcctttggaaagagcaccctacctaagcacatACCATCTGatgaagtcaaggatgagccggttgtttgagaggGTGGAGGACATCTGTGAGCAGTGTCGGAGGGATCTGGCCAATCATGTAtaaatgttctggtcctgcctgaagttggagaaattctggaggtttttttcagcaccatgttggtgatcctgcatgtggatttggaaCCTGGTCCcatggaggccatatttggggtgtcggtctTGCCGGAACTGCAGacaggagcgggggcagatgttttggcctttgctcacTAATAGCTCGCAGGcgagtcctgttggggtggaggtcagtctctccaccccgtGCCTCAGCTTGGCTGGGGGATGGAGTTCCTGTACTTGGAGACGGTTAAATTCATTTTGAGGGAGGCAAGTAAGCTGTTCCGCAAGAGATGGGGTTAGTTTATATTACTCTTTAAAgagctggttaccgtcagctggtgaggggggagtgggaaatggggggggtggggtatagTTAATATGTAAAAaatcaaataaaaatattttcaataaaattaTACTCCAGAATTTAATTTTAAACCATGTGGTTCAACTATGAACAACATTTTACAGATAGCATCTCATCATTGTGTTCCAGCAGCAAAGGAATCCATTGTTCCATCAAGTATCCAATCATTTTGATATATCTTTACCTTTATATGCTTCAATCCCATTCACAAGTAGCCAGGTTCCTGGGTTTTCTTTCTTCAGCAAACTGTATAGGAATTTGACTGCACTCATTGAAGTAACCCAGTTTATCACAGTCACACAAAGTGCATGGCATGTCTCTGCATTTTGAAGCCTTTTACAGATAACCATGGTCTTGTGTTGCGATGATTATTATTGTCCTTTTATCTGCACCATGCTGCAATCCTATCCAATCAGATTGTTATCCACAGGTTAAGATAAagaataaattctacttctaataaAAAAGTTACATACTACAAAGAATGATAAGTTGTTGTCAGTTATTTTAAGCAAGTCTTTCAGTCCCACAACCTTGCTGATGTTTCTAAGTCATTAAAGCCATACTTTGACAttaccatggtggcacagtggttaacactgctgtctcacagcatcggggacccgggttcgattccaaccttgggtgactgcctgtgtgcagtttgcacattcgccccgagtctgcttgggtttcctccgggtgctccaatatcctctcacagtccaaagatatgcaggttaggtggcttggacgtgctaaattgccccttaatgtccaaatgttaggtggagttacagggtagGGCACGGGCATGGGCCTTGGagagtgctatttcagagggtctgtgcagactctatgaggcaaatggcctgcttctgcactgtaggaattctatgagaaCTAATGGATTGAAATACTGTACACAGTCTGAACAACCAGGCAGCTATTTTGTTTTGCAGTGGAGTGATattctatttattttattttagtaAAACTGCATCTCTTTTCACATTTTCATATAATTCATTCTAGTTTTTAATATAAAACCTTTGTCGGATTTTTGAATTTAAAAATATACATGCACTTAAGTTTGACCCTGTCTTGTCTTTTTTTAATGATTCTGACAGCAAGGGGAGAAGCACTCTGAAGTCACTTTATTAGTGGGACCAAGATATGGAATAAGCCATGTAATCAATGCGAAAACACACCTTGTGGCACTACTGGCTGACTTCAGCCATGTCAACAAGATTGAGATGTTCTCAGAAGAGGAAAACAATGTTAGAGTTGAACTGAATGTGTTGGACGTTAAGGTAAGATTTAATTGGAGGTGGGGAAGCAAACTGAGAGGCAGGGGAATCTCACCAAGGCAAGTGCTCTAATGTGAGATTTGGTCGGGGGATTAGAGTTTAGACAAAGGGAGTTGGAGGATTATTGATCAGCAAACCAAGGAAAATAACGACAAATCAAATCTCAAAGTTCTAAAACCACCTCTTGTTATTTTATCACTGATAAGTACATTTTTAACTACAAGCAACATTGAAAGTCTGGAATTTTGCATATCTGCATAATAATGAAAGAATGAGGTGAAAATGTCCACTCATTCTTAAATCAAGTATGTAAATCCCGTCAGTTTGACCTGAATTTGACATTAATTTGACATTAATTTTCCATGTTCTAACTCAACACACTGCAGTCGTGGGATTCGATTTCACGCCTTCTCTATGAATGCATTTGACACAAATTTAATTTCAAACGGGTAGTTTTGGTTTTAGCAAGTGACAATGCCGACCCAATCATAGTTACGGTCGCTGCTAAATTTGAAAGGAGATCCATGCATCTTAGATTGCGGCGAAGTGCCAGTCAGTACGCTTCCCTGTGTAACAGTTATTCTTTAAAGGCAAAGGGAGGTTAACTGGTTTAACGAATTGAAATGAGTTTTTCTCGATCTAGACTGAAGGAATCTCAAGCTGCTGTCTTTTTATTTTCAGCCCATCATATTATTAATGGAGTCAACAGATGCAATGAACCTTGCTTGCTTGACAGCTGGATACTACAGGCTGTTGGTGGACTCACGACGCTCCATTTTTAATATGGCTCATGGCAAACGCACTGCAAATAATGAAGCAGGTAGCATCATTAGATGTGAGCGTGCAATTTTTTCTGATTCTATTACATTCAAAATGTTAATTTAGTAATTATTTCCAAATATCAGAGAGTAAATTGTAAACTGGGGCTGATTAGCTCAGTCAGCTAGATGACTAGTGTGTTGCGCAGAATAATGTTGATGGTACAAGTGCAATCCCTGTGCCAACTGAGGTAGTTCTTGGGGCCAACCTCCTCACCAGCATCCTtcatggggagagaggtggagacttGTATATTAGACTGAGAGAATTTAAGCACCAGAAGAGGTCGATAGACTAATAATTGGAAGCTGACACAAGCATGAATTTATGCTATGTTGGAGGGAGGGGAAATTTCCTCCATGCACTATATTTAAAGTAATATAAATTAGTTCATAGTTTTGTTGCACCTAGGGTAAAGGAGATCTTCCCCTGTTGCAACCACATGATTGCATTTGTAAAGAGGTGACAATTTTTAAATATTAGCTCTGAACTTCCTGTTGCCTGTCTACTTACTAAAAAGCTTTGTTTCCATCCATGCACATTCTTGTTTACCCACCTTTTCCCTCTGATCTTCCTCCCTGCTCTCATCAAGCACTGAGTACTGTTGAGGTGTGGTCCAATGCTATGTGACCACCTGTGATCCTAAACAATCAGCTTTGGGAAGCTATTCAACTCCAGACGTCATTACTGTCAAATTCAATTCTGTCTACAGCCAGCCCGTTCACATGCTCACATGCTCTTTCTAGCAGGATTGCTGGAACAGAATCAGGGAATGATGCTGATTTTTAAGCTCCCTAATTTTTTGCTTTATACCTCATTTGGATTCTGCCCTTAATTAACATTTAAAGAAATTTAAAGCAATGGGAATTGAAATGAACTTGGGAGCATATTCTCCCTTCAATGCTGTCACCATAATTCCCTCTTCAATCTACTTTAATAGTATTTGAATTGAATTTAAACCTATATTTTCATTTTTGGTTTTCTTTATGCCCTTACCCATCTAATTCTCCATCTGTTTGAATATGATGCTCCTTCGCAGTTCAATGAGGTCGCAATTTCTAGTATTTTTCTGGTTTATTGTGGCATCTCAAATTAATGTTGACTGCATTCAAAGAGCAGGCGCAGCATAGATTTCCAAGTGTTTCACCCTTGTAGTTTCCTGACTGACCAGCAGTGTCATATCAAGTCCAATAGCTTAAAAACTAAAAtgtacagggtggcatggtggcgcagtggttagcactgctttctcacagcgctgaggacccgggttcgatcacggcccctggtcactgtccgtgtggagtttgcacattctccccgtgtctgcgtgggtctcacccccacaacccaaagatgtgcaggttatgtggattggccacgttaaatttccccttaatttaaAAACAAAAGTTTTTAAAAGATAAACTAAAATGAAGGGCTGATACATTAGGACCTGAATTGTTTGgaagggagcaggggaggggggggggggggggggggggggggtggggggagacttgATCCCTGCCTTCCTAGGAGATTCATGCTCAAAAGAGCATCAAGTGGCTGCAGGTgagactctcctccccccccccccccccccccccccccccccctcccctcactgggcCAGCAACTCTCCAATCCCTGCAGCAACGGTGCTGCAGTGGACAGAGAAAGAAATGCAGCAAGATGCCCAAGACTAAGTCCAGGTACTAGAGGCCCAGATAAGTTCAAGCAGTCCCAGGGCAGGGAGGTTAGCGAAGATCTGGGGTGCATGAAGCGCACCCCCCGCCCCCTAGCCCCAGGAGGAAAAAAAACAGTATAATGAGCAAATAAGAAAACTGGTCTGAACAATTTTTTTCCTTCCGGGCCATACAAATTCAATCTCCACGCCAGCCGAAAGATTGAGCCTGGAAAGGAAATGGCCCTTAAGTTGCCAAAAGCTGGCGATTAAGGGCCTGACTTGGGGCTGGGACGGGCTTCCTGCCCGAGACTTTGTCCAGCCCAGAGTAAAATCGGTGTGTGGTCGGAGCTTGTGAGAACCTGGAGGGAAACCCGTCCCTTCAATTTCACTCTCCACCCCGGGCGGTGCAGGAGCGTGTTATTCTGGCCTTGGATTTATTGGTGTTCGGTTTGTCTTTCGCCAACTACAGCTTATATTCATGCAGTACTTTTAATGTAATATAATGTGCCAAGACACTTCACAGAAGCATTGTAAACTAaagtatgacactgagccacataaggacatATTAGGTCAAATGATCAAAAATATGGCGAAAGGGAGGTATATCATGAGGGGGCATCAAATTCCATGGAGAGCAGGACAGCAAAGGTTAGGAGAGGGGtgatgagtgggagacagtgagtggctgGCAAGTGAGACAGCGAGCGAGACAGTGATGGTTCAGGAGAGGGGAGgtaagtgagagagagcgggaagaGTGCTTTTTTCCAGCTGAGCTTGATCTGTGCCTTCCTTAATGCAGCCAACTGCCTAGGATACTGCTCTCTGAAATTGCAGCATCAGCAAATGCGGCCTAGAACAAATATCTGTCAGGAAATTATTGGAAGCATAGCATGCAGACCACTGTCAGATTGAAGTAATTGTAGCAGAACAAATTTACATAGACAACCTCCAATACAAGTGTAGAAATGGAAATTTATAATGGAGGTGCAAAGCAAGAACACATTGTATGTCTTTAAAATGGGGACCAAATATAGTCCTTGTGCTCTCATGAAATTATCCTGCGGCCTCTAATTTTCCCCCCTGTGCAACACCACAGAAGAGAAACTAGTTTGTTTGTATAATTGTTAATATTAAAGCATTCTGTACGTTATGTGCTTTACAACGATGCTGAATGTTTGTGAATAATtatctctctcctttttttttacATAGACTCAGAATACAAGACTAAACATAATACGCACAGCTTAGAATGGAACTATTCACCGAAAAGTTCATGCCATGTTAGGGCTAAAAAGGAAGATGCTCAGCTATCATCTATTAGAGAATCAAAGCAGAAAAACATAGATTTCTCTGATAATTCAATTTACCATGAAGATTCCAGAGGGGGCTTAATAACTGAGATTACAGATATTAATGACCATAGTCACCTCAGGGCTGAATATATGAATGCTCTGGAAGCTGAAAACAAAGTTTATAACAGGCTGTCCTCCTCTGGGAAAGAACCTATTAAaacagtgcaggaatctcccagGGGGGCAAAGGTATCCTTTGTCTTTGAGGATCACAATGTAGCTGCCTTTAACCCAAGAAACCTTGGATATGAAAGATTGCTGGATGATAGTCCAAGCAATTTAGATCAACAGACATCTATGTACTTGGCCAATGCAAGTGATATTAAATGCTCAGAGTTTTCGTTCCCAGGGATCGATATAGACAACATTGATACAAATGCTGTTTATGCAAACATCCATGATAGCAGAATGTTTGCAAGTGCAGAAAACATAGAAGAACCATTGTTACATGACATCTGTTATTCAGAGACCACCGATGATGCTGAGGATGAGGATGAGGCCAGTTGTGAGGAAGATATTTCACTTGGAGAGGCAGACAAAACTGACATTCTCAATATTTCTGGGTCTAGTGATGATATAATAGACTTAACGTCACTTCCTCCACCTGGAGGTGATGATGACGATGAAGATGATTTTCTCCTTCACACGCTGAATATAGCAATCGCTGCCCCTCCACCCGGTTTCAGAGATAACAGCTCAGATGAAGAAGATGGCCAGCATCAACCAGTGCAAAGTGCACTTGAGACTGCCCAGACCAAATGTTCTCCAAATGATGACATCCCTGTGTCACTCATAGATGCCGTTCCGACACAGGCCGAAGACCAGAGTGGTGAGCAAGCATTGGATGATGCAGTGGTGTCCACTTTGCAAGCATTGGAGGCACTGGCAGCTTCTGAGGAGCAATCCGTCCAGCAAACTGATGACAGTTCAGGTTCTTTCACCATAGTAACATTTATTCATTGACTGTCATAATGTTCCATCTGTAAACCTGTTAACAACTTGGAAACATTCCAGAACAAATTTTGCCATCAGTGTGTCATCCCATTTTCTGATCTGGCATGCTAATGGAACAGTCTTAGTTGATATTTCATGCATTGGATGCTTTTTATGCACTGAAATTTAAGAATGCTAAACAGTTTGTTTAATAAATCTATTTTATTAAGATTAAAAAAGTGCCTGTGATGAAGTAATTAATTGGGTGTTTATTCTCTTATGGCATACAGGTGTAGTGATATTAAGAGCTTATAGCCCTGAGTCGTCATCGGATTCTGGCAATGAGACAAACTCCTCTGAAATGACTGAAAACTCTGAGGTAGCCTCAGCACAGAAGCATTCTGAGGGTTCCATGCATATGGTTGTGGCCACCAGTGAAGGTTATCAACAACTTCAAGAAGAGCAAACTGAATTCCCAATCTCTCAGAACGAGAACGTAGGGCCCACTTCTAAAATGATTCCAAAAGCCACACATTCCTTGGCTGCTCAACGGGGCAGCAATGCAAAATCCAAAGTTGTGCCTTCGAAACAAATTCTTCCTTCTGAGGAAATTGAGATGGAGCCAGAGACGATGGAGACAAAATCTGTCACTGACTACTTCAGCAAATTGCAGATGGGGTCTCTGATGTATTCTTGCCCAAGTAAGCAAAAAAACAAGACAGGTGATACTAGTGTCAAGATAGCATTTGATGGTAGCATATCAGTGAAAAGGCAGCACGGCAACAGAAAGACAGAACTGGGCGATGACTTGTCATCCAATGGCAAATACAACACATTGATTACAAAGAACAGTCATGGTACAGCCACTTTTGACTTAGAAAGCACCACTTTCCGTAGAGAGACACAAAGTTGGTTTCAAGTTTCAGGGGAAAAAATGACTGATAAGCATTTCCCGGGGTTAATTAATGGTAAAAGTTTTCACAAATCGTGCGTAGTTTCCAGAACGGAACTTGAAGGGAAGGAAGCTGACACTGAAATAGATGATCGTTGTTCCTTGGCCAGCACGTCCGGGCTTGGACGTGATGAAAGCTTTCTTTCTGATACCACTTACATGTCTTCAACCAAACACCTGACTGATTCAGAAGACACAGAGCTTTTCCCCGATGATCACTCGTCAGAGCTTCCAGAAGCTGAGCAGAGTGTGACTAGACTTTGTGAATACCATATGACAAAAAGAATGTCCTCTTTACAAAGCGAGGGTCATTACTCCTTGCAGAGTTCCCAGTGTTCTTCAGTAGATGCAGCCTGCAGTACGGGCAGTAGTACGTGTGCCACCCCAGTGGATTCCCCCCTCTGTACAAATGATATTAAGCACATATTATCGGAATCTTCTCTAAAAGGTCTTGGCTACATTTCAGAAGATCAGCGAACACTCTTGCTTCAAAGCCATGGAACACCATACAAAGATCTGCATCCCCAAGCTGAAGCCATGTGTCATAGGAGAACAGCCCATAACACGCATGCGCCTTCAAATGCTGAACCAATATTTGGTACCATACGTGATGGGTGCCACCGAGTACCCAAGATTAAAGAAACCACAGGTACCTCAGTAAACAGAGATAATATTTACGCAGATGTTGAGCAGCAACATTTAAGATTTGAAAGTAAGTTAGAGAGTGAGGCGAATGATTATTTTCGAGATCAAGAAACGAGTCCTCTTTTGTCAGGTTCACCTCATGAAGTTAGTTCTCAAACTGTTAATACAGATATGGTGGAAAAAGTGTGTAAGTCCCAAGCTGATGATGGTAGTAGTTCATCTCAAGAAATTAAACTCAGCGCATTTCCTCATCTTAAGAGCACACCAATCACATTCCCAAATGAAAATAGCTGTGTAAAGGATCATAAGAAACTTTCTAAGTATTATAGGTCTAACACGTTAACATTCCCTTCCTTAGTTTCAACATCAAAAGATTCAAGCCATTCTAGACACCAGGATTTACTGCCTTCAAGTAAAAGTAGATTACCTAAGAATTCACTGCGTAATTTTAGAAGTATGTTTTTTGCATCCTTACCATCCAAGCTGAGGAGGGAGAATGAGATAGCTAAACAGAGGACTCAGAAACCTAGGCAGCTTGAGGAAACAATTAATAAGGAAAGGAGGCAAGTTGACTGTTTTGACAGACGTGTAGGACAAGATCTGCATTCTGAGCAATGTCTCAGTCTGAGTAAAGGTGCTGCCAGTGAGAATGGAAAAGCTCTGCCTGGAGGTTTTCATGAGAAGCAGCTCTCTGCTGAGGACAAAAAGCAGTGCAACCCAGATTGTAAATTGCAGCATGTTGTCAAGGAGATGCTTAATGATTCTCTGTGTTTTTCTGCCACCCCTAGTGTAGCTTGCACAGAGCCTGAGCAAGAAGGAAGAGGAGGTGCAACTTCAGCATTCACTAAACAATTCAATATCAACAACATTACTCTGCCATCAAACATTTGCAATGATACAATGGTGCCAAGTACCTGCCAAGAGTCACCTGATCGTCCCAAAGTAGAACCAGTGCATACAAAAGCACTAAATAAAACGGCTTGTGAAGTTGGCGGAGGAAGCCTTAAAACTCCTCCCAGAAAGAAGGTGCTGAGGCGTTGCAGCAGCAGTGTTACACCAGGAATGGGAAACGTAGAAACCCTATTAGAAAAATCAAAGACTTCCATAGGATTCCAATATTGCGATCTCCCCGAAATTACTGATCCTCAACCTGTACAGAAAAGAGTTGAACTTCCTCTCGGCGATAGATTATCAAAGAGCCACTCTCAAGGATCAGTGACAACAAATGTATCATGCTGCTCCACGACTGAAGATGGAAAGGAGAGTCTGAGATCATTAGAGATATTTTCAGTGCAAAAGGATTTTCGACACATTAAGCCATTGCCTTTTCCAAAGGTGGAGATGAGCAACTGGAAGTGTCATGGTCCTTTTACCTATTGTTTCCTTAATAAAGACATTGATGCTGAAGATGAAGATGATGGTTATGGCAGTAAGGGCCAATTGTCTTGCTTAGACCAAAATCATCTCTTCTCCAGTTCAACGCAAGCATTCTGTACATCTCCCAGCCCTGCAAATGCCTGGAAAGCTGTGCAACCTACTGTGGGGCCTTGCAGGAAGGCTGGTAGCAGCAAAGGCAAAGAGGAAGAGCACACCGAGACTAATGACATGACATTTGATAGTAGGATTGCCCGAATTAATGCACTAAAGGACACAGGGTATGCATTGCCAGGTGGATTTCTTGCAGCACAGAAAGATGCCAGCGAACTGCTGTCTCTTTTGCAGGCAGGCATTGGACAAAAAGAACACATCAAAGCAGACCTTCATCAACTCCGATTTAGCCAATACAAGCAACTGTTGTCAGTCGAATCCAGAGAGTTGGGAAGTGCTTGCAGGAAAATGGTGGCTGCAGAAAAAAGCCCAGAGGAAATGCTCTTAGCTATGACGTCCAGCTTCCAAGTACTGTGTTGCTTAACAGAAGCCTGCATGCGATTAGTTAAAGTAATGAATTCTGAAACACAGCAACAGGAAATCGTTGCTAAGGTAGACGAGGTTGTAATGAACTATATTTGTCTACTGAGAGCTACTGAAGCAGTATCTGGAGCAGCCCCCATCAACCCTAATGTTAAGGTTTTAGCGCAACATTCAATCACCATGACAACTATCGTAAGCACACTAACCCGTTCACTTAAAATGCTTTTAAATAAATAAGATGCAAATTGTACTTTAAAATGTACCCTTGTAAAGCCATACATAGAGTTTACTGTTAAGTGTGGGGCGACCACACTGACTGCTATAAAGGAAACGTGGTTCATGTGTACATTATGTTTTATATGATGAGGCTGTGAGATATTCAGATGTTATACAGCTCAGTCTGCTAGAACTGTAATGTAATTGAAACTCCCTTTCTGATGACAAGGAGGTATAGAAAGCAATGGTATAAAAATTAGTTATTTTTCATATGGTACCCATGCTCCAGAATGGTTGAGTGGCCTAACCAAAAGAGTGTCAAGATCCCCTAGTACTATAACTgccatttgggggggtggggggagggaggggttggggggctgTGGCTATTTGTCACACATGTGATACTGCATCACTCTGTAAATAATAATTATCTAAAATTTTAAAGTATGCTTTTTAACCAATGCAGATAATATAAACAATAAACGATTAAATTGATCTGTCATGTCTTATTATTGGGCGGACTAATCATGAAAAATTAAAGATGTGCATTTCCTGCCTCCTGCTTTGATTTGTTTTTGCAATAATTGCTTCGCACAAAAACACAATTGACGAATATTGTAATCTGATAGGAGTGTGGAAATTACATAATATGGGGAAATATTTGTAGAGAATATGATTTTTTTCAAGTAGTTACACTGtattaaaatgtatttttaaacaaAGCCCTACAACGCCTTACAGGATTTTGTTAGAACCAGCTGACTTACAAATAATGACTAAACATGAAAGCATTTTTTAAATAGTTGAGCTTTTGTATGTCATGTTCTACTATccatttcagtacttcccaatCACAAGAATCCTTGCACTTTAGAGGAGTGTATCTGTACGTAGGTATTCTTAAACAAATAAAGAAGGCTGTTTTAGACAGAAGGCTCATTTCAGTCTTCAAATAGGGGTCCTAGGACCATAATTGCCATTTAAGTTGCGAATCATCGAGAGCAGGAGCTATGCACACTCCGATCATTTCCATTGTCGACAGGGGCAGCGACCCAGCCTAAGCTTGATACTTCTCTCATTTGAAAACTAGTTGAGCTACTGACACCCCAGGAACTCATTCCGAGGTCGCCTTACCACTGGCCGAAGGCAACCTGCAGGCTGCAAGGAAGTCCTTCTCAGTGACGTTGTGAATTTGACTAATGGGGAACTAGAATATCAAACCCAATTTGTGATGTTATGGAAGAGAGGGGAGTATGAGAACTGTCCCAGACCAAGCAGCCTCGAAACAACAGGAGCAACTTGAATATATGTGGTGCCTTTAACATAGAAAAACCTTTCAAGTTGCTACACAGAGGCTTAATCAGGCAAAAATAAAGCTATTAAGAACATGTCATGTTAAAGCataaaacagacaaaaacaaagaGAGACCTTTATATCTATCATCAGTGCCAATGAGAAGCTGCATATCCATACATGCAGGAGACTGTACATTTTTCATTGTAATTTATTACTCTATTAAAATTGGAACTCAAGGTTTTCAAATGTTTGCTTTCCAAGAATGCGACTTCAATAGTGACAAAAAAGTAGCAGCTTTCACATTGCTCCTCCATTAATGAACTGAATTTAACAAAACTGACATTTGTTTTCTTTTTACTATTAATCAGTGCTAAACATGTTACACCTAATTATATCAACATTTTTACTCACATCTTCACCAACATTACATACAAACAAAATGCAGaagtaggcccctcgagcctgctccgccatttaataatatCGTCGCTGATCTGATAGTCACCTCAAATCTGCATTCCCCACTACACCCtgacaacctttcacccccttgcttaacaagaatatatcaacctctgccttaaaaatattcaaagactctgcttccatcacTCTTTCAGGAAGAAAGTTCTAAAAACTCATGACTCCTCTTGAGAGAAAACATTTCAGCTCATTGACAAAAACAAGAACATTCACCCCTTCATTTGGAGTTTATGGCATTAAGGCTGGTGTGCCAATTTAGATGTATACTCGTCACTTTAAAATGTGAAATTAATGACTATTACATACATTGATAATATGGACAACTTGTCTATATTAATAACTTTGATGAGGGGACTGACTAGTCACATTTGCTGATGATATAAAAATAGGTAGAAAAGCAAGTTGGAAGCAGGATATGGAGAGTCTGTGGAGGGATATAGATCGATAAGTGAGTGGACAAATATCTGGCAGATGCAGTAGGATGTGGTAAAATGTGACGTTGCCCATGTTGGCAGAAAGAATAGAAGAGTAGAATATTTTTAAATAGACTGCAgaatgctgtgatacagagggatataggtgtccttgtacatgaatcagaaGAAAATTAGCATTCAGGTATAACAAGTAAAatctgttggcctttattgcaaggggttggagtataaaagtaggtaaATCTCGCTACAACTCGACTGTGCACTCTtgcgactgcacctggagtactgtgcacatttGTGGTCTTCTTATTTAAGGAGTGATACGCTTACATTGGAAGGCGTTCAAGGAAACTTCACTGGGCTAATTCCTGGGTTGAAGGCTTTGAACGGGATATCAGAATGCATTCCCCAATGGGACGGAGACGTCCATGGTGCGTGCCGATGGggaatgtaaataaatgcaaacggatcttaatgacccatttgcacatATTTAGCGGGCCCAGTGCCCTATGCTCCAGACTCCTGTGATCTCCAGGGCCAAGCTCACAGAGACCATCCGAGTCAAACCgagaaccactcccccccccccccccccccccccccccccccgcaacaatgcactgcctgcccatgcCTCCTCAAGCAGATCTCCCCACGCCCATCCTCCACCACAGGGACTCCTATAACGTGGGACCCACTTAGGAACACCTGTACTAAGGA contains:
- the frmpd4 gene encoding FERM and PDZ domain-containing protein 4 isoform X4, whose amino-acid sequence is MATTKDGRDYYINHVTQSTSFEDPRLEGSQVIQPASRKIEMKRDPVLGFGFVAGSEKPVVVRSVTPGGPSEGKLIPGDQIIKINDEPVSTAPRERVIDLVRSCKESIILTVVQPYPSPKSAFMSAAKKARLKSNPVKVRFSEEVIVNGQVPDTVKDNSLLFMPNVLKVYLENGQTKSFRFDNSTTMKDVILTLQEKLSIKCIEHFSLMLEQRTEGEATKLLLLHDQETLTQVTQRPGSHKMKCLFRISFVPKDPIDLLRRDAVAFEYLYVQSCNDVVQERFGPELKYDVALRLAALQMYILTISTKQSQKVSLKYIEKEWGLETFLPPMVLQSMKEKNVKKALSHILKANQNLVPPGKKLSALQAKVHYLKFLSDLRLYGGRVFKAMLVQGEKHSEVTLLVGPRYGISHVINAKTHLVALLADFSHVNKIEMFSEEENNVRVELNVLDVKPIILLMESTDAMNLACLTAGYYRLLVDSRRSIFNMAHGKRTANNEAGSIIRYSEYKTKHNTHSLEWNYSPKSSCHVRAKKEDAQLSSIRESKQKNIDFSDNSIYHEDSRGGLITEITDINDHSHLRAEYMNALEAENKVYNRLSSSGKEPIKTVQESPRGAKVSFVFEDHNVAAFNPRNLGYERLLDDSPSNLDQQTSMYLANASDIKCSEFSFPGIDIDNIDTNAVYANIHDSRMFASAENIEEPLLHDICYSETTDDAEDEDEASCEEDISLGEADKTDILNISGSSDDIIDLTSLPPPGGDDDDEDDFLLHTLNIAIAAPPPGFRDNSSDEEDGQHQPVQSALETAQTKCSPNDDIPVSLIDAVPTQAEDQSGEQALDDAVVSTLQALEALAASEEQSVQQTDDSSGVVILRAYSPESSSDSGNETNSSEMTENSEVASAQKHSEGSMHMVVATSEGYQQLQEEQTEFPISQNENVGPTSKMIPKATHSLAAQRGSNAKSKVVPSKQILPSEEIEMEPETMETKSVTDYFSKLQMGSLMYSCPSKQKNKTGDTSVKIAFDGSISVKRQHGNRKTELGDDLSSNGKYNTLITKNSHGTATFDLESTTFRRETQSWFQVSGEKMTDKHFPGLINGKSFHKSCVVSRTELEGKEADTEIDDRCSLASTSGLGRDESFLSDTTYMSSTKHLTDSEDTELFPDDHSSELPEAEQSVTRLCEYHMTKRMSSLQSEGHYSLQSSQCSSVDAACSTGSSTCATPVDSPLCTNDIKHILSESSLKGLGYISEDQRTLLLQSHGTPYKDLHPQAEAMCHRRTAHNTHAPSNAEPIFGTIRDGCHRVPKIKETTV